Proteins encoded in a region of the Rutidosis leptorrhynchoides isolate AG116_Rl617_1_P2 chromosome 9, CSIRO_AGI_Rlap_v1, whole genome shotgun sequence genome:
- the LOC139866008 gene encoding V-type proton ATPase subunit a3-like, translating into MDLMRSEPMQLARVIIPMESAHRVISYLGELGFFQFKDLNAEKSPFQRTYATQVKRCGEMARKLRFFRDQMCKAGLTSSWSTYSSVITLDELEVKLGDLEAELIEMNGNSEKLQRAYNELLEYKLVLKKAGEVFNSAQKSATAQQREQEHRRVERSIDSPLLLEQMTNDLSKQIKLGYVSGLVPRDKSIAFERILFRATRGNVFLKQDSIQEPVIDPVSGQKVEKNVFIVFHSGERAKSKVLKICDAFGANRYPFSDDVRQQDQLITEVTGKLSELKTTIDVGQHHWSSVVQAISHQFEHWNNLVKKEKSIYHTLNMLSFDVTKKCLVAEGWCPVFATSQIQNTLMQATIDSNSQVGAIFEILHTKESPPTYFRTNKFTSAFQEIVNAYGVAKYQEANPGVYTVVTFPFLFAVMFGDWGHGICLFLATLILILRERTYSRQKLGDIMEMAFGGRYVIIMMSIFSIYTGFIYNEFFSVPFELFGPSAYACRDPSCRDATTIGLIKVRDTYPFGVDPVWHGTRSELPFLNSLKMKMSILLGVAQMNLGIIMSYFNAKFFQNDIDIWYQFVPQMIFLNSLFGYLSLLIIVKWCTGSQADLYHIMIYMFLSPMEDLADNQLFIGQKYLQLLLLLLALVAVPWMLIPKPLLLKKQHEERHRGEAYEPLGSVDYHLEPEVNERSHGGHEEFQFGEILVHQLIHTIEFVLGSVSNTASYLRLWALSLAHSELSSVFYEKVLILAWGYNSVVILIIGIIVFIFATVGVLLVMETLSAFLHALRLHWVEFQNKFYAGDGYNFRPFSFDLIGEDED; encoded by the exons CTTAATGCAGAAAAGAGTCCGTTCCAGAGAACGTATGCTACTCAG GTCAAAAGGTGTGGAGAGATGGCACGTAAGCTACGCTTTTTCAGGGATCAAATGTGTAAAGCCGGCCTTACATCCTCATGGTCAACATATAGCTCAGTCATCACTCTAGATGAACTGGAG GTGAAACTTGGAGACCTTGAAGCCGAACTGATAGAAATGAATGGAAACTCTGAAAAGCTACAACGTGCTTATAATGAACTTCTAGAATATAAGCTTGTCTTGAAAAAG GCTGGAGAGGTTTTTAATTCTGCTCAAAAGAGTGCTACAGCTCAGCAGAGAGAACAAGAACATAGGCGTGTTGAAAGATCAATTGACAGTCCTCTGTTATTAGAACAA ATGACAAACGATTTGTCTAAGCAAATTAAACTGGGATATGTAAGTGGTCTTGTCCCAAGAGATAAATCGATAGCTTTTGAAAGGATCTTGTTTCGTGCGACAAGGGGTAACGTGTTCTTAAAGCAAGATTCCATTCAAGAACCTGTCATTGATCCTGTCTCAGGACAAAAG GTGGAGAAAAATGTTTTCATTGTATTCCATTCTGGAGAAAGGGCGAAAAGTAAGGTTTTGAAAATCTGTGATGCGTTTGGAGCAAACCGTTATCCATTTTCTGATGACGTAAGACAACAAGATCAGCTGATCACAGAG GTGACTGGAAAACTTTCAGAACTTAAAACCACCATTGATGTTGGACAGCATCACTGGAGCAGTGTGGTACAGGCTATTAGTCATCAGTTTGAACATTGGAACAATCTG GTCAAGAAAGAGAAATCCATTTATCACACTTTGAATATGTTAAGCTTTGATGTGACAAAAAAGTGCCTTGTGGCCGAAGGCTGGTGTCCTGTTTTTGCTACTAGTCAG ATTCAGAACACATTGATGCAAGCAACCATTGACAGCAACTCACAAGTAGGGGCCATATTTGAGATTCTGCATACTAAGGAATCACCGCCAACTTATTTCCGCACAAACAAATTTACTTCTGCTTTTCAAGAGATTGTAAATGCTTATGG AGTTGCAAAGTATCAAGAAGCAAACCCGGGTGTATACACAGTCGTTACTTTTCCATTCCTGTTTGCTGTCATGTTTGGAGATTGGGGTCATGGTATATGTTTGTTTCTTGCAACACTTATTCTTATTCTGAGAGAAAGGACATACTCTAGGCAG AAACTAGGAGATATCATGGAAATGGCATTTGGCGGTCGTTATGTTATCATAATGATGTCAATTTTCTCGATATACACTGGATTTATATACAATGAGTTCTTTTCTGTCCCATTTGAATTATTTGGTCCCTCCGCCTATGCCTGTCGTGATCCCTCCTGCAG AGATGCGACTACTATTGGGTTGATCAAGGTACGAGACACTTACCCATTCGGTGTGGATCCTGTATGGCATGGGACCCGCAGTGAATTACCATTTCTCAATTCACTGAAGATGAAAATGTCAATCTTACTGGGAGTAGCTCAGATGAATCTTGGAATCATCATGAGCTATTTCAACGCAAAGTTCTTTCAAAATGACATCGACATATG GTATCAGTTCGTACCCCAGATGATATTTCTCAACAGCTTGTTTGGCTACCTTTCGCTACTTATCATAGTTAAATGGTGCACTGGTTCTCAAGCTGATCTATACCATATAATGATATACATGTTCCTGAGTCCCATGGAAGATTTAGCCGATAATCAGCTATTTATCGGCCAGAAATATCTCCAG TTGCTGCTTCTATTGCTAGCACTTGTTGCTGTACCATGGATGCTGATTCCCAAGCCGCTTCTTTTAAAGAAACAACATGAAGAA AGACACCGGGGTGAGGCCTATGAGCCACTTGGCAGTGTTGATTACCATCTTGAACCCGAGGTTAACGAGAGGTCCCACGGTGGACATGAGGAATTTCAGTTTGGTGAGATTCTGGTACATCAACTAATACATACTATCGAGTTTGTTCTGGGTTCGGTATCCAACACAGCTTCCTACCTTCGTTTGTGGGCCCTAAG TCTTGCACATTCAGAGCTTTCTAGTGTGTTTTATGAAAAGGTTCTAATTCTTGCTTGGGG ATACAACAGTGTGGTGATACTAATAATTGGTATCATCGTATTTATTTTCGCAACGGTTGGTGTGTTGTTAGTAATGGAAACCTTGAGTGCGTTCCTGCACGCTCTCAGACTTCACTGGGTTGAATTCCAAAATAAGTTTTACGCCGGAGATGGCTACAATTTCCGCCCATTTTCATTTGATTTAATTGGTGAGGATGAAGATTGA
- the LOC139867593 gene encoding cysteine proteinase 15A-like has product MRNLLSIFSLLLLISAVTSIADDVSTSDPLIRQVVPEEEVAADPLLNAEHHFNLFKTKFGRTYANQDEHDYRLSVFKSNLRRAKRHQLLDPTAQHGVTKFSDLTPSEFKKKYLGLKNPALKLPADANKAPILPTNGLPEDFDWREKGAVTPVKDQGSCGSCWSFSTTGALEGSHFLQTGELVSLSEQQLVDCDHECDPAEYNSCDSGCNGGLMNNAFEYILKAGGVQKEADYPYTGKDGTCKFDKSKIAASVANFSVVSTDEDQIAANLVKNGPLAIGINAVWMQTYIGQVSCPYICSKTKMDHGVLLVGYGSAGYAPLRFKDKPYWIIKNSWGEDWGEEGYYKLCSGYNACGMDTMVSAVVSTTS; this is encoded by the exons atgagaAACCTCTTATCCATCTTCTCCCTCCTTCTTCTCATCTCGGCCGTCACCTCAATCGCCGATGACGTGTCAACATCTGATCCGTTAATCCGTCAAGTCGTACCGGAGGAAGAAGTTGCAGCAGATCCGCTACTTAACGCCGAACACCACTTCAATTTGTTTAAAACTAAGTTCGGTAGAACTTATGCTAATCAAGACGAACATGATTACCGTTTAAGTGTGTTTAAATCAAACTTACGCCGTGCTAAACGTCATCAGCTGCTTGATCCGACGGCTCAGCATGGTGTTACGAAGTTTTCCGATTTGACTCCGTCGGAGTTTAAGAAGAAGTACCTCGGATTGAAGAATCCTGCTCTTAAGCTTCCGGCTGATGCTAATAAAGCTCCGATTCTTCCTACTAACGGCTTACCGGAAGATTTTGATTGGCGCGAAAAAGGCGCCGTTACTCCTGTTAAGGATCAG GGTTCATGTGGATCATGTTGGTCGTTTAGTACAACTGGAGCTTTGGAAGGATCTCACTTTCTTCAAACAGGGGAGCTGGTTAGTTTGAGTGAACAACAGCTTGTGGATTGTGATCATGAG tGTGATCCTGCAGAATATAATTCATGTGACTCAGGTTGTAATGGTGGATTGATGAACAACGCTTTCGAATACATACTGAAGGCAGGTGGTGTTCAGAAAGAAGCAGATTACCCTTACACAGGAAAAGATGGTACCTGCAAGTTCGACAAGTCGAAAATCGCTGCATCTGTAGCCAACTTTAGCGTCGTTTCAACAGACGAAGATCAAATCGCTGCTAACCTTGTCAAAAACGGCCCTCTTGCTA TTGGGATTAATGCGGTTTGGATGCAGACATACATTGGTCAAGTATCGTGTCCATATATTTGTTCGAAAACGAAAATGGATCATGGTGTGCTACTTGTTGGGTACGGATCTGCAGGGTATGCACCATTGAGGTTTAAGGACAAACCATATTGGATTATCAAGAATTCATGGGGTGAAGATTGGGGTGAGGAAGGGTACTACAAGCTTTGCAGTGGTTACAATGCTTGTGGGATGGACACCATGGTTTCAGCTGTGGTTTCTACTACATCTTGA